One window from the genome of Trichoplusia ni isolate ovarian cell line Hi5 chromosome 13, tn1, whole genome shotgun sequence encodes:
- the LOC113500352 gene encoding uncharacterized protein LOC113500352 yields the protein MALQRVLRLVLLCIAAQYSSGSVVDGVNYRTARQSPAGIFTVGNGEQCLGNDRSTSGVCLSRNQCNTQGGKAIGFCGVFATCCSLNACDVRTNTKVAVFINPPLNRESSGLECSYNVEINNNNVCQMRIDFETFNLAPPTTVDPVENVTQRPGYICRNDIFQVTNLQANSDFLPPLCGDNNGQHMYVRVNASTNSRAIRINFKIADRNSQPNLPQATWKIKVTQLECYNTLGKYRDGFLEAITSSLPSTPFASTADRDEYLIAPPGCLQYYPDRTGAFESFNYNRGAGPYIANLMYATCFKRTSDVCGVKLTAASFELAYRSEENLYVDTDCIVNPVTQGSSQSEDYLFIPEAETADGLRGSKYCGTSAANQIIASTPPGPLAVFFRSDNLVTDDVPESGYRFNYNVLNNCFIKQ from the exons CGGCCAGACAGTCTCCAGCTGGCATCTTCACAGTGGGCAACGGTGAGCAGTGCCTCGGTAACGACAGGTCCACAAGTGGGGTCTGTTTGTCCAGGAACCAGTGCAACACTCAGGGTGGCAAGGCTATTGGCTTCTGTGGAGTGTTCGCGACTTGCTGTTCTT TGAACGCCTGCGACGTCCGCACCAACACCAAGGTCGCTGTCTTCATCAACCCCCCCCTCAACCGGGAGTCTTCCGGACTGGAGTGCTCCTACAACGTGGAGATTAACAACAACAATGTCTGCCAGATGAGGATCGACTTCGAGACCTTCAACTTGGCTCCCCCCACTACT GTGGACCCTGTGGAGAATGTGACGCAGCGCCCCGGATACATCTGCAGGAACGACATCTTCCAGGTCACGAACCTTCAAGCTAACTCCGACTTCCTCCCCCCCCTCTGCGGAGACAACAATGGCCAGCATA TGTACGTCCGTGTCAACGCCTCCACCAACAGCCGAGCTATCCGCATCAACTTCAAGATTGCCGATCGCAACTCTCAGCCAAACCTGCCACAAGCCACCTGGAAGATCAAGGTCACACAGCTCGAGTGCTACAATACTTTGGG TAAATACCGCGACGGTTTCTTGGAGGCGATCACATCATCTCTGCCTTCAACACCATTCGCCTCAACAGCTGACAGAGACGAGTACCTCATTG CACCACCCGGCTGTCTCCAATACTACCCTGATAGGACAGGTGCCTTCGAGTCGTTCAACTACAACCGCGGAGCCGGACCTTACATCGCCAACCTCATGTACGCCACCTGCTTCAAGAGGACCTCAGATGTTTGTGGTGTTAA GTTAACAGCAGCAAGTTTCGAACTTGCCTACCGTTCTGAAGAGAACCTTTACGTGGACACTGACTGTATAGTCAACCCCGTGACTCAGGGCTCATCCCAGTCTGAGGACTATCTGTTCATCCCAGAGGCGGAGACCGCTGACGGTCTGAGAGGGTCCAAATACTGCGGGACCAGTGCAGCCAACCAAATTATTgctt cAACTCCCCCCGGACCCTTGGCTGTATTCTTCAGGAGtgacaacctggtgacagatgaTGTGCCAGAATCAGGATACAGGTTCAACTATAACGtcttaaacaattgttttatcaaGCAGTAA
- the LOC113500292 gene encoding uncharacterized protein LOC113500292 isoform X1, translating to MIHNLTMDKRNRSRSSHRRSRVSCERYSRTHRRTRNGRSRSDSRIRSRHSRDRSRTRTPRLRRSRNRRTQGCHSRSNSRRRSPHIRRSSGRDRGHGYVPRGELASRSVRTPPLSPVVPPPPSNCGSCNAVLARLEALEQSSRVPASEGPTTVGQGTDQIVEAIQSLKSEGDLVFVIKYAQSTGKLDHGMRGPYRVIRVLPHGRYELRLVAGSYGKTTFAAAQYMVPWEGEWTPESCAGFFEGKLVPLTNLCDTLEEMSWGNVAFWTLWRCLLFMGLVVLFGLLSVWCIHWVYPRPLEAGRLCKPISRCEMCAHSVLY from the exons ATGATTCATAATTTGACAATGGATAAACGGAATCGTTCCCGTTCTTCGCACCGCCGTTCGCGCGTGTCTTGTGAAAGATACTCGCGTACCCATCGCCGTACGCGGAATGGTCGTTCACGAAGTGATTCGCGTATTCGGTCACGGCATTCTCGTGATCGCTCGCGCACACGCACTCCGCGTCTCCGACGTTCGCGGAATCGGCGCACGCAAGGATGTCACTCTCGCAGCAATTCGCGGAGACGCTCGCCGCACATTAGGCGTTCCAGTGGACGGGACCGCGGTCACGGTTACGTACCACGTGGCGAGCTGGCGTCGCGCAGTGTGCGCACGCCGCCGCTGTCGCCTGTGGTCCCGCCGCCACCGAGCAATTGTGGATCCTGTAACGCTGTACTGGCGCGACTGGAGGCGCTGGAACAGAGTTCTCGTGTGCCAGCTTCGGAAGGACCAACCACAGTTGGACAAGGTACCGATCAAATTGTGGAGGCAATTCAATCACTGAAATCG GAAGGAGACCTGGTCTTTGTAATCAAGTATGCCCAGTCCACGGGGAAGCTTGATCATGGCATGCGCGGGCCCTATAGAGTGATTCGTGTTTTGCCTCATGGGCGCTACGAGTTGCGCCTGGTGGCCGGTTCCTATGGCAAAACAACCTTTGCCGCTGCGCAGTACATGGTGCCTTGGGAAGGCGAGTGGACACCTGAGTCGTGTGCTGGTTTCTTCGAGGGTAAGCTGGTGCCGTTGACCAACTTGTGTGATACCCTTGAAGAGATGTCCTGGGGCAATGTTGCCTTTTGGACTCTATGGAGATGCCTACTATTCATGGGATTAGTAGTGTTGTTTGGCCTTTTGTCGGTGTGGTGCATCCATTGGGTGTACCCACGACCTCTGGAAGCTGGTCGGCTTTGCAAACCGATCAGTCGCTGTGAGATGTGCGCTCATAGCGTTCTTTATTAA
- the LOC113500292 gene encoding uncharacterized protein LOC113500292 isoform X2: MIHNLTMDKRNRSRSSHRRSRVSCERYSRTHRRTRNGRSRSDSRIRSRHSRDRSRTRTPRLRRSRNRRTQGCHSRSNSRRRSPHIRRSSGRDRGHGYVPRGELASRSVRTPPLSPVVPPPPSNCGSCNAVLARLEALEQSSRVPASEGPTTVGQGTDQIVEAIQSLKSEGDLVFVIKYAQSTGKLDHGMRGPYRVIRVLPHGRYELRLVAGSYGKTTFAAAQYMVPWEGEWTPESCAGFFEDNDNDDGDSLVEDQLLQLESPTPEPVPGPSSRPDHLEPEASRGLDMPDLN, translated from the exons ATGATTCATAATTTGACAATGGATAAACGGAATCGTTCCCGTTCTTCGCACCGCCGTTCGCGCGTGTCTTGTGAAAGATACTCGCGTACCCATCGCCGTACGCGGAATGGTCGTTCACGAAGTGATTCGCGTATTCGGTCACGGCATTCTCGTGATCGCTCGCGCACACGCACTCCGCGTCTCCGACGTTCGCGGAATCGGCGCACGCAAGGATGTCACTCTCGCAGCAATTCGCGGAGACGCTCGCCGCACATTAGGCGTTCCAGTGGACGGGACCGCGGTCACGGTTACGTACCACGTGGCGAGCTGGCGTCGCGCAGTGTGCGCACGCCGCCGCTGTCGCCTGTGGTCCCGCCGCCACCGAGCAATTGTGGATCCTGTAACGCTGTACTGGCGCGACTGGAGGCGCTGGAACAGAGTTCTCGTGTGCCAGCTTCGGAAGGACCAACCACAGTTGGACAAGGTACCGATCAAATTGTGGAGGCAATTCAATCACTGAAATCG GAAGGAGACCTGGTCTTTGTAATCAAGTATGCCCAGTCCACGGGGAAGCTTGATCATGGCATGCGCGGGCCCTATAGAGTGATTCGTGTTTTGCCTCATGGGCGCTACGAGTTGCGCCTGGTGGCCGGTTCCTATGGCAAAACAACCTTTGCCGCTGCGCAGTACATGGTGCCTTGGGAAGGCGAGTGGACACCTGAGTCGTGTGCTGGTTTCTTCGAGG ACAATGACAATGATGATGGTGATAGTTTAGTTGAAGACCAGCTACTCCAGTTAGAGTCGCCTACACCAGAACCAGTACCAGGGCCCTCATCAAGACCAGATCACCTGGAACCAGAGGCTTCTCGAGGACTTGACATGCCCGATCTGAATTAA